One window of Bacteroidota bacterium genomic DNA carries:
- a CDS encoding acyl-CoA dehydrogenase family protein has translation MEKELMTGGAFLLRDTRFEDVFIPEEFNEEQRMIAQTCQDFLETEIFPNLDRIDAQEEGLMRSLLGKAGELGLLGISLPEKYLGFGQSFTTAMLANEKFGAGYSFSVAYSAHIGIGTCPTSYYGSEEQKEKYLPKLATGEWTAAYCLTEPNAGSDANAGKTKAVLSEDGKHYILNGQKMWITNGGFADVLTVFAKIDNDRVLSAFIVDGHSEGITLNPEEKKMGIKGSSTRQIFFNDVKVPVENLIGCRGGGFRIALDILHMGRIKLGGIVIGAEKISITQSVNYANERKQFGSFLSEFAAIKSKIAEQVIRTFTNESAVYRICQHIDELKDSYIEKGMDHGKAEIKAISQYAIEAAMMKVYGSEVLDFVVDEAVQIHGGMGFSSESKVERGYRDSRINRIFEGTNEINRLLTIDSTLKKAMKKEIEIFEMADVILDEIHNIDEHPPIPEDYYEAKHFYIRGFKKAILMIIGQAYRNLKNQLVQEQEIMMNLADMMMQLYAAESTALRVEKLEKIHNSPNTPIYRDILDVFIYDAGCRIRKSGMDAIASFVDGDQFEKMYTGLHTYTRVIPVNVKESRRRIAEKIIEDNRYSL, from the coding sequence ATGGAAAAAGAACTTATGACAGGGGGGGCTTTTCTCTTAAGGGATACACGGTTTGAGGATGTTTTCATTCCGGAGGAATTCAATGAAGAGCAGAGAATGATAGCCCAGACCTGCCAGGATTTCCTGGAAACAGAAATCTTCCCTAATCTTGATCGCATCGACGCCCAGGAAGAAGGTTTGATGCGTTCATTGCTTGGTAAGGCCGGTGAATTGGGATTGCTGGGAATATCTTTACCGGAAAAGTACCTAGGGTTTGGACAGAGTTTTACGACTGCCATGCTTGCCAATGAAAAGTTCGGTGCCGGTTATTCATTTTCGGTAGCCTATTCGGCTCACATTGGCATAGGTACTTGTCCGACTTCCTATTATGGCAGTGAAGAGCAAAAGGAAAAATACCTGCCCAAGCTTGCTACTGGTGAATGGACAGCTGCTTATTGCCTTACGGAGCCCAATGCCGGCTCGGATGCCAATGCTGGAAAAACCAAGGCTGTTTTGTCTGAAGATGGTAAGCATTACATACTGAACGGACAGAAAATGTGGATCACCAATGGTGGGTTTGCTGACGTTCTGACGGTCTTTGCCAAGATCGACAACGACAGGGTTTTGAGCGCATTCATTGTTGATGGGCATTCGGAAGGGATTACCCTGAATCCTGAAGAAAAAAAGATGGGGATCAAAGGATCGTCGACGCGACAGATTTTTTTCAACGATGTAAAAGTGCCTGTTGAAAACCTCATTGGTTGTCGCGGAGGAGGTTTCCGTATTGCGCTTGATATTCTGCATATGGGAAGGATCAAGTTAGGTGGCATTGTAATTGGAGCTGAAAAGATCAGCATAACGCAATCGGTAAACTATGCCAATGAAAGAAAACAGTTTGGTTCCTTCTTATCGGAATTTGCTGCCATAAAATCCAAAATTGCCGAGCAGGTTATTCGCACTTTTACAAACGAGTCTGCTGTATACAGGATTTGTCAGCATATTGATGAGTTGAAGGATTCCTATATCGAGAAAGGGATGGATCACGGCAAGGCAGAGATCAAGGCTATCTCCCAATATGCTATTGAAGCTGCTATGATGAAGGTTTATGGCTCGGAAGTGCTCGATTTTGTTGTTGACGAAGCTGTTCAGATACACGGAGGCATGGGCTTCTCATCCGAATCAAAGGTTGAAAGAGGTTACAGAGACTCCAGAATCAACAGGATATTTGAAGGTACAAACGAGATCAATCGTCTCCTCACCATCGATTCTACCCTGAAAAAGGCGATGAAAAAGGAGATTGAGATTTTTGAAATGGCTGATGTCATCCTGGATGAAATCCACAATATTGATGAACATCCACCCATTCCTGAGGATTATTATGAAGCCAAGCATTTTTATATCAGAGGTTTTAAAAAAGCCATTTTGATGATTATTGGGCAGGCATACCGTAACCTGAAGAACCAGTTGGTTCAGGAACAGGAGATCATGATGAACCTTGCCGATATGATGATGCAGTTATACGCTGCTGAATCCACAGCCCTGAGGGTGGAAAAACTGGAAAAAATCCATAATAGCCCTAACACACCTATTTATCGTGATATCCTGGATGTTTTCATTTATGATGCAGGATGCAGGATACGCAAGAGCGGTATGGATGCAATTGCTTCGTTTGTGGACGGTGATCAGTTTGAGAAGATGTATACCGGGCTGCATACTTATACAAGGGTAATTCCCGTCAATGTGAAGGAATCGAGGAGAAGAATTGCGGAAAAGATCATTGAGGATAACAGATACAGTCTGTAG
- a CDS encoding SDR family oxidoreductase — MAYNLLKGKKGIIFGALDEKSLAWHIAERCHEEGASFTLSNTPVALRFGQLDELAAKCSAPIFPADATRLDELEVVFSKSMEHFGSKIDFVLHSIGMSLNVRKKLPYNDLDYNYFGKTLDISAISFHRMLQTASKLDAINEWGSVVALSYIAAQRTLAGYNDMADAKALLESIARSFGYIYGRDKKIRINTISQSPTPTTAGSGVKGMEGLIDFTDRMSPLGNASAAECADYCVTLFSDLTRKVTMQNLYHDGGFSSMGMSLKAMQMYNKAMDCNCD; from the coding sequence ATGGCATATAATCTTTTAAAAGGTAAAAAAGGCATTATTTTCGGAGCGCTGGACGAGAAATCGCTTGCATGGCACATAGCGGAAAGATGCCACGAGGAAGGAGCCTCCTTTACACTTAGCAATACTCCGGTTGCATTACGTTTCGGACAACTGGATGAGCTTGCTGCCAAATGCAGCGCTCCCATTTTCCCTGCCGACGCAACCCGTCTTGATGAGCTGGAAGTAGTATTTTCAAAGTCCATGGAACACTTCGGTAGTAAAATAGACTTTGTACTTCATTCAATCGGGATGTCGTTGAATGTTAGGAAAAAACTTCCTTACAACGACCTTGACTATAATTATTTCGGCAAAACACTTGATATTTCTGCTATCTCCTTCCACCGGATGCTGCAAACCGCAAGCAAACTCGATGCCATCAATGAATGGGGTTCGGTGGTCGCCCTGTCGTATATTGCCGCCCAGCGAACACTGGCAGGTTATAACGACATGGCCGATGCCAAGGCCCTCCTTGAATCTATTGCCAGAAGTTTTGGATACATCTACGGCAGAGATAAAAAAATCCGCATAAATACGATTTCTCAATCACCCACTCCAACTACTGCAGGAAGCGGTGTTAAAGGCATGGAAGGATTGATTGACTTCACAGACCGGATGTCGCCCCTTGGTAATGCTTCTGCAGCCGAATGTGCAGATTATTGCGTGACCCTTTTCTCCGACCTTACCCGGAAAGTCACTATGCAAAACCTTTATCACGACGGTGGCTTCTCCAGCATGGGTATGAGCCTGAAAGCCATGCAGATGTATAATAAGGCCATGGACTGCAACTGCGACTGA
- a CDS encoding ATP-dependent Clp protease ATP-binding subunit — protein sequence MEAKFSQRVKDVLTYSREEALRLGNDYIGLEHLLLGILRDGEGMAIQIMHYFGIDLKELRKTIELSIASTEPKIKKTDNLPLVKQAERALKITYLEAKLFNSELIGTEHLLLSILKDENNVVTKVLGRMGVDYNAVKDELKAMISKGEGEERVEPMDELPGDTADDDDEAGRGGFGGNIRKLSDTKSKTPVLDNFGRDITKLAEEGRLDPIVGRVKELERIAQILSRRKKNNPILIGEPGVGKSAIAEGLALQIVNRKVSRALFNKRIVTLDLASLVAGTKYRGQFEERMKAVLNELEKNPDIILFIDEIHTIVGAGNASGSLDASNMFKPALARGELQCIGATTLDEYRQYIEKDGALERRFQKVLVDPTSAEETVVILNNIKEKYEDHHLVKYTDDAVKACVQLTNRYISDRFLPDKAIDAMDEAGARVHITNIHVPSEIIEIENRIEETRKSKTRAINSQKFEEAAEYRDLERKLQTDLENAKQRWEEDSKIHRETVTEENVAEVVAMMTGIPVQRIAKNEGEKLVNMEADLEHSVVGQLEAIKKVVRAIRRNRAGLKDPKKPIGSFIFLGPTGVGKTHLAKILARYLFDTEEALVRIDMSEYMEKFAVSRLVGAPPGYVGYEEGGQLTEKVRRKPYSIVLLDEIEKAHPDVFHLLLQVLDDGVLTDSLGRRVDFKNTIIIMTSNIGSRQLKDFGQGVGFSTAAKQSAKTDFAKGVIENALKKAFAPEFLNRIDDVVIFEPLEKEHIYSIIDIELKELYQRIKDLGYQLNMSKAARDFIVDKGWDAQFGARPLKRAIQKYVEDVLAEELIRSNIVPGDVIDLDYNSEKEDITVAIHKSPAKKNAGE from the coding sequence ATGGAAGCAAAATTTTCGCAAAGGGTAAAAGATGTGCTCACCTACAGCCGGGAGGAGGCTTTGAGGCTGGGCAATGATTATATCGGCCTTGAGCACCTATTGCTGGGAATACTACGTGATGGCGAAGGTATGGCTATCCAGATCATGCATTATTTTGGCATTGATTTAAAGGAACTTAGAAAGACCATAGAATTATCCATTGCCAGCACTGAACCGAAAATTAAAAAAACAGATAACCTGCCCCTGGTTAAGCAGGCTGAACGTGCTTTAAAAATCACCTATCTCGAAGCCAAATTGTTTAACAGTGAACTAATAGGCACGGAGCATTTGCTTCTTTCCATCCTGAAGGATGAAAACAATGTAGTGACTAAAGTATTAGGCCGGATGGGTGTTGATTATAATGCGGTTAAGGATGAATTGAAAGCCATGATCTCAAAGGGTGAGGGTGAAGAAAGGGTTGAACCGATGGATGAATTACCGGGCGATACTGCCGATGATGATGATGAGGCCGGCCGTGGTGGTTTTGGTGGTAACATTCGCAAATTGTCCGATACTAAGTCGAAAACACCTGTGCTGGATAATTTTGGAAGGGATATCACAAAGCTTGCCGAAGAAGGAAGGCTGGATCCTATTGTAGGAAGGGTGAAGGAACTAGAGCGCATAGCTCAGATACTCAGCCGGCGTAAGAAAAATAACCCAATCCTGATCGGGGAACCCGGTGTCGGGAAGTCGGCTATTGCAGAAGGTTTGGCACTGCAGATCGTAAATCGTAAGGTATCGCGTGCGCTTTTCAATAAAAGGATCGTTACTCTCGATCTTGCCAGTCTTGTTGCAGGTACCAAATACCGCGGGCAGTTTGAAGAACGCATGAAGGCCGTTTTAAATGAACTGGAAAAAAATCCCGATATTATTTTATTTATTGACGAGATCCACACTATTGTAGGGGCAGGTAATGCTTCCGGATCGCTTGATGCCTCCAATATGTTTAAACCGGCTCTTGCAAGAGGTGAATTACAGTGTATTGGCGCAACAACATTAGACGAATATCGACAATACATTGAAAAAGACGGAGCATTAGAGCGCAGATTCCAGAAAGTGCTGGTTGATCCCACCTCAGCAGAGGAGACTGTGGTGATACTGAACAACATCAAGGAAAAATATGAGGATCATCATCTGGTTAAATATACAGATGATGCGGTCAAAGCCTGTGTTCAACTGACCAACCGGTACATTTCCGACCGTTTCCTGCCCGATAAAGCCATTGACGCGATGGATGAAGCCGGAGCACGTGTACACATCACCAATATACACGTACCTTCGGAAATCATAGAAATAGAAAACCGGATAGAGGAAACCCGGAAGAGCAAGACCCGCGCAATTAACAGTCAGAAGTTTGAAGAAGCTGCCGAATATCGTGATCTGGAACGCAAGCTTCAGACCGATCTTGAAAATGCAAAACAGCGTTGGGAAGAAGATTCAAAGATTCACAGGGAAACTGTCACCGAAGAAAATGTTGCAGAAGTAGTGGCCATGATGACAGGGATACCCGTGCAACGTATTGCCAAGAATGAGGGTGAAAAACTGGTTAATATGGAGGCTGACCTGGAGCATTCCGTTGTCGGGCAGCTTGAAGCCATTAAGAAAGTAGTTAGAGCCATACGCCGTAACCGTGCCGGTCTCAAGGACCCGAAAAAACCCATAGGATCTTTTATTTTTCTTGGCCCTACCGGGGTTGGAAAGACCCATCTTGCCAAAATCCTGGCCAGATATCTTTTCGATACGGAAGAAGCACTGGTTAGGATAGATATGAGCGAATACATGGAAAAATTTGCTGTTTCCCGTCTTGTAGGAGCTCCTCCAGGATATGTCGGTTATGAGGAAGGTGGGCAGCTTACCGAGAAGGTGCGCCGCAAACCTTATTCTATTGTTCTTTTGGATGAGATAGAAAAGGCACACCCCGATGTTTTTCATTTGCTTTTGCAGGTACTTGATGATGGTGTACTTACCGACAGCCTGGGCAGAAGGGTTGATTTTAAGAATACCATTATTATAATGACATCCAATATTGGTTCCCGACAGCTTAAGGATTTCGGACAAGGAGTTGGATTTTCAACGGCAGCTAAGCAAAGCGCCAAGACAGATTTTGCCAAAGGGGTAATTGAAAATGCCCTGAAGAAAGCCTTTGCTCCCGAATTCCTGAACAGGATCGATGATGTTGTGATCTTTGAACCGTTGGAGAAGGAACATATCTATTCCATCATAGATATCGAGTTGAAAGAACTCTATCAGAGAATCAAAGACCTGGGTTATCAACTCAATATGTCGAAAGCCGCACGTGATTTTATCGTGGATAAGGGCTGGGATGCCCAGTTCGGAGCAAGACCTCTTAAACGAGCTATCCAGAAATACGTTGAGGACGTCCTTGCTGAAGAACTGATCCGGTCCAACATTGTGCCGGGAGATGTGATAGACCTTGATTACAATAGTGAAAAAGAAGATATTACTGTTGCTATACACAAATCACCTGCGAAAAAAAACGCCGGTGAATAG
- a CDS encoding acyl-CoA dehydrogenase family protein — MVSFELENYQRDIIEKYRDFAKRWIIPNRQKYDDLAEFPWEIVKAAYDEKIINGSIPKEYGGNGFNIFDSALASEELGYGCTGISICIDASTLALTPTFLAATEEQKKWIYGEMYEKKAVAAYALTEPNAGSDVAGIKSNAIKNHDKYILNGHKRFITNAEVAEYITVFAITDPDRGARSLTAFIIKADSPGVEILPRLQKMGQRASVQNEIKFHDVEVPEANRLGSEGMGFLIAMKTFDRTRTGVASAAVGNAQAAFDIAREWTKNRIQFGKPITANQAMAFLLADMALEIETARNLVWRAAWAYDTNQKNFSQLSAMSKLYATDMAMRVTTDAVQAMGGDGYTKEFQVEKMMRDAKLSQIYEGTNQIQRVVISKAILK, encoded by the coding sequence ATGGTTAGCTTTGAACTTGAGAATTACCAGCGCGATATTATTGAAAAATACCGCGATTTCGCCAAACGGTGGATAATCCCAAACCGCCAGAAATACGATGATTTGGCTGAGTTTCCATGGGAAATTGTTAAAGCCGCTTATGACGAGAAGATCATCAATGGTTCCATCCCGAAAGAGTACGGTGGCAATGGGTTTAATATTTTCGACAGTGCACTGGCCTCTGAAGAACTTGGTTATGGCTGTACAGGAATAAGTATCTGCATTGATGCCAGCACACTTGCTCTTACTCCTACCTTCCTGGCAGCAACAGAAGAACAGAAAAAATGGATCTACGGCGAAATGTATGAAAAAAAGGCCGTGGCAGCGTATGCGCTAACGGAACCCAATGCAGGATCCGACGTTGCCGGTATCAAGTCAAATGCTATTAAAAATCACGATAAATACATACTGAACGGGCACAAACGCTTTATCACCAATGCAGAAGTGGCTGAATACATCACCGTTTTTGCTATCACTGATCCCGACAGGGGAGCCCGCAGCCTTACTGCTTTTATCATCAAAGCCGATAGTCCTGGGGTGGAGATACTGCCACGACTGCAGAAAATGGGGCAACGTGCTTCTGTCCAGAATGAAATTAAGTTCCATGATGTTGAAGTACCGGAAGCAAACCGGCTTGGCAGCGAGGGAATGGGCTTCCTAATCGCGATGAAGACCTTTGACCGAACCCGCACCGGAGTAGCATCCGCCGCGGTTGGAAATGCACAGGCAGCTTTTGATATTGCCAGGGAATGGACAAAAAACCGCATTCAGTTCGGCAAACCCATCACAGCCAACCAGGCAATGGCTTTCCTGCTGGCCGATATGGCCCTGGAAATAGAAACAGCCCGTAACCTGGTCTGGAGAGCAGCCTGGGCATATGACACCAACCAGAAAAACTTCTCACAACTATCCGCTATGTCGAAACTTTATGCCACCGATATGGCCATGAGGGTTACTACCGACGCCGTTCAGGCAATGGGAGGCGACGGTTATACTAAAGAATTTCAAGTGGAAAAAATGATGCGCGATGCAAAATTGTCGCAAATCTATGAAGGAACAAACCAGATTCAAAGAGTGGTGATATCCAAGGCCATCCTGAAATAA